From one Marinobacter sp. LV10MA510-1 genomic stretch:
- a CDS encoding cold shock domain-containing protein gives MPSGKVKWFNNAKGYGFIIEDGCSDDLFAHFSAIQMDGYKTLKAGQAVSFEKKPVDDGVHAINITPLLQASHSVSSG, from the coding sequence ATGCCCAGCGGCAAAGTGAAATGGTTCAACAACGCCAAAGGTTACGGTTTCATCATTGAGGACGGCTGCAGTGACGACCTGTTCGCTCATTTTTCGGCCATTCAAATGGATGGCTATAAAACCCTGAAGGCCGGCCAGGCGGTCAGTTTCGAGAAAAAACCGGTGGATGACGGTGTTCACGCCATCAACATAACGCCGCTGCTGCAAGCAAGCCACAGTGTCTCGTCTGGCTGA
- a CDS encoding arginyltransferase: MSNLTTLVFFATPAHDCSYLPGRQSTTMFVDPKAEVNRTLYSQLTALGFRRSGSHYYRPHCENCQACIPVRVPVAEFIPDRNQRRVWKKNADVACALVPAAYTEQWYRLYARYIELRHKDGDMYPPSREQFMAFLVEGQTDSWFLEMTLHGELIGLAAVDRLDDGLSAIYTVFEPDMDHRSLGTFAVLWQIEEARRQQLSHVYLGYWILECRKMNYKSRFKPIEQFTDNRWQALDSN; encoded by the coding sequence ATGAGCAATTTGACAACACTGGTGTTCTTTGCAACGCCCGCTCACGACTGCAGCTATCTGCCAGGTCGCCAATCCACCACCATGTTTGTAGATCCTAAAGCAGAGGTTAACCGCACGCTTTACAGCCAGCTGACGGCTCTTGGCTTTCGCCGCAGCGGCTCACACTATTACCGCCCCCACTGTGAAAACTGCCAGGCCTGTATTCCTGTCAGGGTACCCGTGGCAGAGTTTATCCCCGACCGCAACCAACGCCGGGTCTGGAAAAAAAACGCTGATGTAGCCTGCGCGCTGGTGCCAGCCGCCTATACGGAGCAATGGTATCGGCTTTATGCCCGCTACATTGAGCTGCGCCACAAAGACGGCGACATGTACCCGCCATCACGAGAGCAGTTCATGGCGTTTCTGGTGGAAGGCCAGACCGATTCCTGGTTTCTGGAAATGACCCTGCATGGCGAGCTTATCGGGTTGGCGGCGGTTGACCGTCTGGACGACGGCCTGTCGGCTATCTATACCGTGTTTGAACCGGACATGGATCATCGCAGCCTGGGCACCTTCGCGGTACTCTGGCAAATTGAAGAGGCCCGGCGCCAGCAGCTCAGCCATGTGTATCTGGGGTACTGGATTCTGGAATGTCGCAAAATGAACTACAAAAGCCGCTTCAAACCCATCGAGCAGTTCACGGATAACCGCTGGCAAGCGCTCGATAGCAACTGA
- a CDS encoding PilZ domain-containing protein — MTQCNDDSANAKKQRERRDYFRINDRIGLEVHKLPTSTQDDFSAFENTPLTSLQAEFQRLDHDIKTQLAGLSERDRALQSLLKAFNSKLDILARIMAFEQNPLQPEHWHQTTLSEGGVAFISNDDSLQVGDHIAIRLTLPPELLQPRAVGEVVGVNTKDRDGTRIRIRFVRLEDSDRQQLARHIMRWQIRQRQQPNTGTAEANDQSAD; from the coding sequence ATGACCCAGTGCAACGATGACAGCGCCAATGCGAAGAAACAACGCGAACGGCGGGATTACTTTAGAATAAACGACCGGATTGGGTTGGAGGTGCACAAACTGCCCACCAGTACCCAAGACGATTTTAGTGCCTTCGAAAATACCCCGCTCACCAGCTTACAGGCAGAATTCCAACGTCTTGACCATGACATCAAAACCCAACTTGCCGGCTTAAGCGAGCGCGACCGGGCGTTGCAAAGCCTGTTAAAAGCGTTCAACTCCAAGCTGGATATTCTGGCGCGCATTATGGCCTTTGAGCAAAATCCGTTGCAACCGGAGCATTGGCACCAAACCACGCTCAGCGAGGGTGGCGTTGCCTTTATTAGCAACGATGACAGCTTGCAGGTAGGTGACCATATTGCCATACGCCTGACTCTGCCGCCGGAACTGCTCCAGCCCCGGGCCGTTGGCGAAGTAGTCGGCGTTAACACCAAAGACCGCGACGGCACACGGATTCGCATCCGCTTTGTTCGCTTGGAAGACAGTGACCGTCAACAGCTGGCGCGCCACATCATGCGCTGGCAAATTCGCCAGCGCCAGCAACCGAATACCGGAACTGCCGAGGCGAATGACCAGAGCGCAGACTAA
- the clpA gene encoding ATP-dependent Clp protease ATP-binding subunit ClpA: MLSKDLELTLNSAFKNARDKRHEFMTVEHLLLALLDNDSAVGVLKACGAELGLLEQELLEFVDSTTPLIPDSDGDRETQPTLGFQRVLQRAVFHVQSSGKKEVTGANVLVAIFSEQESQAVYLLKKQNVARIDVVNFVSHGISRVQGAEDQEGREAAQEESGEEATQSTPLENYTTNLNEQARLGRIDPLIGREHEVERVVQILVRRRKNNPLLVGEAGVGKTAIAEGLAKRIVDAQVPQVIADAVVYSLDLGALLAGTKYRGDFEKRLKGLLSDLKKQEHAILFIDEIHTIIGAGSASGGVMDASNLLKPMLGSGELRCIGSTTYQEFRGIFEKDAALARRFQKIDVNEPSVEDTYLILKGLKPNFEKHHDLTYTDQALRVAAELSERYINDRHLPDKAIDVIDEAGAHQRLMSEDKRKKVIDVAEIEEVVANIARIPPKSVSTSDKDVLRNMERDLKMVVFGQDPAIASLSTAIKLARAGLKSPEKPEGAFLFAGPTGVGKTEVTKQLAKVLGIELVRFDMSEYMERHTVSRLIGAPPGYVGFDQGGLLTEAVNKHPHCVLLLDEIEKAHPEVFNLLLQVMDHGTLTDNNGRKADFRHVILVMTTNAGAESMARRSMGFSEQNHRSDGMEVISKTFTPEFRNRLDGIIQFADLQRQTITHVVDKFLTELQAQLDDKHVVLHVDEPSKLWLADKGYDVAMGARPMSRLIQDKIKRPLAEQILFGRLAEKGGEVFVHLENDELVFEYEPEPAEAV, translated from the coding sequence ATGCTGAGCAAAGATCTTGAACTTACATTGAATTCGGCCTTCAAGAATGCCCGTGACAAACGTCACGAATTCATGACAGTAGAGCATTTGCTGTTGGCCCTTTTGGACAACGATTCGGCAGTGGGAGTTCTGAAAGCGTGCGGCGCAGAGTTAGGCCTGCTAGAACAGGAACTGCTTGAATTTGTTGACTCTACAACGCCACTCATTCCGGATTCTGACGGCGATCGAGAAACCCAGCCAACCTTGGGCTTTCAACGTGTGCTGCAGCGTGCGGTTTTCCACGTGCAGTCGTCTGGCAAAAAAGAGGTAACCGGCGCCAACGTGCTGGTGGCGATCTTTAGTGAGCAGGAAAGCCAGGCGGTTTACCTGCTGAAAAAGCAGAACGTAGCGCGCATTGACGTGGTAAATTTTGTGTCTCACGGCATTTCCCGAGTTCAGGGTGCCGAGGATCAGGAAGGCCGCGAGGCTGCCCAAGAGGAGAGCGGCGAAGAAGCGACGCAGTCCACACCCCTGGAAAATTACACCACCAACCTGAATGAACAGGCCCGCCTGGGCCGTATCGATCCGCTAATCGGTCGCGAGCACGAAGTCGAGCGTGTGGTGCAGATTCTGGTGCGCCGCCGCAAAAACAATCCCCTGTTGGTCGGCGAGGCCGGCGTTGGTAAAACCGCCATTGCCGAAGGGCTGGCCAAGCGCATTGTGGATGCTCAGGTCCCGCAAGTGATTGCCGATGCGGTGGTGTACTCGCTGGATCTCGGAGCGCTGCTGGCGGGTACCAAGTACCGCGGTGATTTTGAAAAGCGTTTGAAAGGTCTGCTGTCGGATCTGAAAAAGCAGGAACACGCTATTTTGTTTATCGATGAAATTCACACCATTATTGGCGCCGGCTCGGCGTCGGGTGGCGTGATGGACGCGTCGAACCTGCTCAAACCCATGCTCGGCTCGGGTGAGCTGCGCTGCATTGGTTCGACCACCTACCAGGAATTCCGCGGTATATTTGAAAAAGATGCTGCCCTGGCTCGCAGATTCCAGAAAATTGATGTCAACGAACCCAGCGTCGAAGACACTTATCTGATCCTAAAAGGTCTGAAACCAAATTTTGAGAAGCATCACGATTTAACCTACACCGATCAAGCCCTGCGGGTGGCCGCAGAGCTGTCTGAACGCTACATCAATGACAGGCACTTGCCTGACAAGGCCATAGACGTGATCGACGAGGCCGGCGCTCATCAGCGCTTGATGAGCGAAGACAAACGCAAAAAAGTGATCGATGTGGCAGAAATTGAGGAAGTCGTGGCCAATATTGCACGCATCCCACCCAAGAGCGTGTCCACCAGTGACAAAGATGTGCTGCGTAATATGGAGCGGGACCTTAAAATGGTGGTGTTCGGGCAAGACCCGGCCATCGCATCCCTGTCTACGGCCATCAAGCTGGCTCGCGCCGGGCTCAAATCACCGGAAAAACCGGAAGGTGCGTTCCTGTTTGCCGGCCCCACCGGTGTCGGTAAAACCGAAGTCACCAAGCAGTTGGCCAAGGTGTTGGGTATCGAGCTGGTGCGCTTTGATATGTCCGAGTACATGGAGCGCCACACCGTGTCACGCCTGATTGGAGCCCCGCCGGGCTACGTCGGTTTTGACCAGGGCGGTCTGCTAACCGAAGCGGTGAACAAGCATCCGCACTGCGTACTGCTTCTGGATGAAATTGAAAAGGCTCACCCAGAGGTGTTTAACCTGCTGCTGCAGGTAATGGACCACGGCACGCTGACGGACAACAACGGTCGTAAAGCCGACTTCCGTCACGTAATCCTGGTGATGACGACCAACGCCGGTGCCGAAAGCATGGCCCGTCGCTCCATGGGCTTCAGTGAGCAAAATCACCGCAGCGATGGCATGGAAGTCATCAGCAAAACCTTTACGCCTGAATTCCGCAACCGTTTGGATGGCATTATTCAGTTTGCGGATCTGCAGCGCCAGACCATCACTCACGTGGTGGACAAGTTCCTCACCGAACTGCAGGCCCAGCTGGACGACAAGCACGTGGTGTTGCACGTAGACGAACCTTCCAAGCTGTGGCTAGCCGACAAGGGCTACGATGTGGCCATGGGTGCAAGGCCGATGTCACGGTTGATTCAGGACAAGATCAAGCGGCCCCTGGCCGAGCAGATCCTGTTTGGTCGACTGGCCGAGAAAGGCGGTGAAGTGTTTGTGCACCTCGAAAATGACGAACTGGTGTTCGAATACGAGCCGGAACCCGCAGAAGCGGTGTGA
- the trxB gene encoding thioredoxin-disulfide reductase has translation MSTSTHSRLIILGSGPAGYTAAVYAARANLKPTLITGIEVGGQLTTTTDVDNWPGDNDGVQGPELMQRMLKHAERFETKIIYDTVNEVDLNQRPFRLKGDSGEHTCDALIISTGASAMYLGLESEEKFKGQGVSACATCDGFFYRNQKVAVIGGGNTAVEEALYLSNIAAEVTLVHRRDSLRAEKILQDKLFEKAANGNVRIIWDHTLDEVLGDGTGVTGMRIRSMKDDSKQDMELSGVFIAIGHKPNTSLFEGQLEMTNGYLHIRSGLDGMATQTSVPGVFAAGDVADHVYRQAVTSSGFGCMAALDAERYLDLQS, from the coding sequence ATGAGCACCAGCACACACTCCCGCCTGATTATTCTGGGTTCCGGCCCTGCCGGCTATACCGCTGCCGTTTACGCAGCCCGCGCCAACCTGAAGCCGACATTGATCACCGGTATTGAAGTGGGTGGCCAGTTGACCACCACCACAGACGTCGATAACTGGCCCGGTGACAACGACGGCGTGCAGGGACCAGAGTTAATGCAACGCATGTTGAAACATGCGGAACGCTTTGAAACTAAAATCATTTATGACACGGTAAATGAAGTTGATTTGAACCAGCGTCCGTTTCGCTTGAAGGGCGACAGCGGGGAGCACACCTGCGATGCGCTGATCATTTCTACCGGCGCCTCAGCCATGTACCTGGGGCTTGAGTCGGAAGAGAAATTCAAGGGCCAGGGTGTGTCGGCCTGTGCAACCTGTGACGGCTTTTTCTATCGCAACCAGAAGGTAGCGGTTATCGGCGGCGGCAACACCGCCGTTGAAGAAGCCCTGTACCTGTCCAACATCGCCGCCGAAGTGACGCTGGTGCATCGCCGCGACAGCTTGCGCGCAGAAAAAATTCTGCAGGACAAATTGTTTGAAAAAGCTGCCAACGGCAATGTCCGGATCATCTGGGATCATACCCTGGACGAAGTGCTGGGTGATGGCACCGGCGTAACCGGTATGCGCATCCGCAGCATGAAAGACGACTCCAAGCAGGACATGGAGCTTTCCGGTGTGTTTATCGCTATTGGCCATAAACCCAACACCAGCCTGTTCGAGGGTCAGCTGGAAATGACCAATGGCTATTTGCACATCCGCTCCGGGTTGGACGGCATGGCGACCCAGACAAGCGTGCCCGGCGTGTTTGCGGCCGGTGACGTTGCCGATCATGTGTATCGCCAGGCGGTAACCTCGTCCGGTTTTGGCTGTATGGCAGCGTTGGACGCCGAACGTTATCTGGACCTACAAAGCTGA
- a CDS encoding ABC transporter ATP-binding protein yields MSKSIKDVTANTANWVIDCNQVTRTYNQGPEKLTIFSDISLQVTAGETIAIVGSSGSGKTTLLNLLGGLDRPSTGHIEICGKEIYKLSEAARARFRNKHLGFVYQFHHLLPEFSALENVMMPCVLGGVSVAVARKKAAVLLNSVGLGARLEHKPGELSGGERQRVAIARALVNEPDCVLMDEPTGNLDEHTGAGVRALIESLRDQFGMAFVMVTHDMSMARSLGRVMRLEQGRLVHEG; encoded by the coding sequence ATGAGCAAAAGCATAAAAGACGTAACGGCTAACACCGCGAACTGGGTTATTGATTGCAATCAAGTGACCCGCACCTATAACCAGGGCCCGGAAAAGTTGACGATCTTTTCCGACATCTCGTTGCAAGTCACCGCCGGTGAAACCATTGCCATTGTGGGCAGTAGCGGCTCCGGAAAAACCACGCTGCTGAACTTGCTAGGCGGGCTAGACCGCCCGTCAACGGGCCATATCGAAATTTGCGGTAAGGAAATTTACAAACTGTCGGAAGCCGCGCGGGCGCGCTTTCGCAATAAGCATCTTGGGTTTGTATACCAGTTTCACCATTTGTTGCCGGAGTTCTCCGCGCTTGAGAACGTGATGATGCCCTGCGTGCTGGGTGGTGTCAGCGTGGCGGTAGCGCGCAAGAAGGCCGCTGTTCTGCTTAACAGTGTGGGGTTGGGCGCACGTCTGGAGCACAAGCCGGGCGAACTGTCTGGCGGTGAGCGCCAGCGCGTGGCCATTGCCCGAGCCCTGGTGAACGAGCCCGACTGCGTTTTGATGGACGAACCCACCGGCAATCTTGACGAACACACCGGTGCCGGTGTGCGCGCATTGATCGAATCGCTGCGCGATCAGTTTGGTATGGCGTTTGTGATGGTGACCCACGATATGTCGATGGCACGAAGCCTGGGGCGGGTTATGCGGCTGGAGCAGGGGCGTTTGGTGCACGAGGGCTAG
- the infA gene encoding translation initiation factor IF-1, translating into MAKTDVIEMEGVIIDTLPNTMFRVELSNGHVVTAHISGKMRKNYIRILTGDKVKVELTPYDLSKGRIVYRAR; encoded by the coding sequence ATGGCGAAGACAGATGTCATTGAAATGGAAGGCGTTATTATCGATACGCTACCAAACACCATGTTCCGTGTTGAGCTGAGCAACGGCCACGTTGTGACCGCACACATCTCTGGAAAGATGCGCAAGAACTACATCCGCATCCTGACCGGCGATAAAGTCAAAGTGGAACTGACGCCATACGACCTGAGCAAAGGCCGCATCGTTTACCGCGCGCGTTAA
- the aat gene encoding leucyl/phenylalanyl-tRNA--protein transferase translates to MTSLPWLPEHVLWFPPPESALAEPDGLLAAGGDLSSKRLMLAYENGIFPWYSDDQPILWWSPDPRCVIFPENIHISRSLRRSLNKGYFTITADRAFSRIMRLCGSTRAEGTWITENMLQAYNKLHREGIAHSIEAWNPHGELAGGMYGIALGSCFFGESMFSLETNASKVLMVHLANQLRQWGYRIIDCQIASDHLLSMGAQTLPRTEFLALLGRYTKQPPAVADWQFQWRWPGSEGE, encoded by the coding sequence ATGACGTCTCTGCCCTGGTTGCCTGAACATGTGCTGTGGTTCCCCCCGCCGGAAAGCGCGCTGGCGGAACCCGACGGCCTGCTGGCTGCCGGCGGCGATTTGAGCAGCAAGCGCCTGATGCTGGCCTATGAAAACGGTATTTTTCCCTGGTACAGCGACGACCAGCCCATACTCTGGTGGTCACCCGATCCGCGCTGCGTCATTTTTCCGGAAAATATCCACATTTCCCGCAGCCTGCGCCGCAGCCTCAACAAAGGTTATTTCACGATAACCGCAGACCGGGCCTTCAGCCGGATTATGCGCCTGTGTGGATCTACCCGTGCCGAAGGCACCTGGATTACCGAAAACATGCTTCAGGCCTACAACAAGCTGCATCGGGAGGGCATTGCCCACTCTATTGAAGCCTGGAACCCGCACGGCGAATTGGCGGGCGGCATGTACGGCATAGCGCTGGGCAGCTGTTTTTTTGGCGAGTCTATGTTCTCGCTGGAAACCAACGCGTCCAAGGTATTAATGGTGCACCTTGCCAACCAGCTGCGGCAGTGGGGATACCGGATTATTGACTGCCAGATAGCCAGCGATCACCTGTTGAGCATGGGCGCACAAACACTACCGCGAACGGAGTTTCTGGCCCTGCTCGGCCGCTATACAAAACAACCACCGGCAGTGGCAGACTGGCAGTTTCAATGGCGTTGGCCAGGCTCGGAGGGTGAATGA
- a CDS encoding DUF2062 domain-containing protein gives MPKKFMKRYLPSPEKVRQMKSLNFLGDIVREPNLWHINRHSVARAFLVGVWFCFIPMPFQMLASALFAIWLNANLPLAVALVWISNPVTMPLIFYFNYKLGAWMLSRPLLEFEFSPSRAWVSERLLDIGVPLYLGSLVVATVSACFAYLIIQLLWRRQVRANWSLRRGQRRD, from the coding sequence ATGCCGAAGAAGTTCATGAAACGCTATTTGCCGTCTCCGGAAAAGGTGAGGCAAATGAAATCGCTGAATTTTCTGGGCGATATCGTACGGGAACCCAATCTGTGGCATATCAACCGCCACAGTGTGGCTCGTGCGTTTCTGGTAGGCGTGTGGTTCTGCTTTATTCCGATGCCTTTCCAGATGCTTGCATCGGCGCTTTTCGCGATCTGGCTCAACGCCAACCTGCCGCTGGCGGTGGCGCTGGTGTGGATCAGCAACCCGGTTACCATGCCCCTGATTTTTTACTTCAACTACAAACTGGGGGCCTGGATGCTGAGCCGGCCGCTGCTGGAATTTGAATTCTCGCCGTCACGGGCGTGGGTCAGTGAACGCCTGCTGGATATTGGCGTACCGCTTTACCTGGGCTCGCTGGTTGTGGCTACGGTGTCTGCCTGCTTCGCTTATTTGATCATTCAGTTGTTATGGCGCAGACAAGTCCGCGCCAACTGGAGTCTGCGCCGGGGGCAACGCCGCGACTAG
- a CDS encoding lipoprotein-releasing ABC transporter permease subunit: MFKPLSFYIGLRYTAAKRRNHFISFISLTSMIGLMLGVAVLIIVLSVMNGFDRELKQRILGMVPHAIIEGAGPLENWEAVDAAVEKHPRVLAAAPFIQGQAMVTGGGEVRGVLLNGILPDQERTVSIIEDHMEQGSLDDLKSGEFGIIIGRFLASSLRLQLGDKITVVLPEVSVTPAGVLPRLKRFTVKGVFSVGAELDGSYTLIHMDDAAKLMRTDGKAQGIRLLVDDLFAAPRVAEQAAQLLTGRYYVSDWTRTHGNLFQAIRMEKTMIGVLLMFIVAVAAFNIVSTLVMVVTDKTADIAILRTMGATPARIMRIFIVQGAVIGIFGTLVGTVLGILGALNISGFISWLEGALGHQFLSADVYFISYLPSQLLWEDVMIISGSGLAMSLLATIYPAWRASRIDPADALRYE, encoded by the coding sequence ATGTTTAAACCTTTATCATTTTATATCGGCTTGCGCTATACCGCTGCCAAACGCCGCAATCACTTTATTTCGTTTATTTCACTCACCTCTATGATCGGCTTGATGCTGGGCGTTGCGGTGCTGATTATCGTGCTGTCAGTCATGAACGGTTTCGATCGCGAGCTGAAACAGCGAATTCTGGGTATGGTGCCCCACGCTATTATCGAGGGCGCCGGCCCGCTTGAAAACTGGGAAGCGGTAGACGCAGCAGTCGAGAAACACCCGCGAGTGTTGGCGGCGGCGCCGTTTATTCAGGGCCAGGCTATGGTCACCGGCGGCGGAGAGGTGCGCGGCGTGCTGTTAAACGGCATTTTGCCAGATCAGGAGCGAACCGTATCGATTATTGAAGACCACATGGAGCAGGGCAGCCTGGACGATCTGAAGTCTGGCGAATTCGGCATCATTATAGGGCGCTTTTTGGCGTCCAGCCTGCGTCTGCAGCTGGGTGACAAAATAACCGTGGTGCTGCCTGAAGTGTCGGTAACGCCGGCTGGCGTATTGCCGCGATTGAAGCGCTTTACTGTAAAGGGCGTGTTCAGCGTGGGAGCCGAACTAGACGGCAGTTATACTCTGATTCATATGGACGACGCCGCCAAGCTGATGCGTACAGACGGTAAAGCCCAAGGTATCCGCTTGCTGGTAGACGACCTGTTCGCCGCGCCGCGGGTGGCAGAGCAAGCGGCGCAGCTGCTTACCGGGCGCTATTACGTATCCGACTGGACCCGCACCCACGGCAATCTATTCCAGGCCATACGAATGGAAAAAACCATGATTGGCGTGTTGCTGATGTTCATTGTGGCGGTGGCGGCGTTCAATATTGTGTCCACTCTTGTCATGGTGGTTACCGACAAAACCGCAGACATTGCCATTTTACGCACCATGGGCGCGACTCCCGCGCGCATCATGCGCATTTTTATCGTGCAGGGCGCGGTCATCGGCATTTTCGGAACCTTGGTGGGCACTGTGCTTGGTATTCTGGGTGCGCTCAACATCAGCGGTTTCATCAGCTGGTTGGAGGGCGCACTGGGCCATCAGTTCCTCAGTGCCGATGTGTATTTTATCAGTTACTTGCCGTCCCAGCTGCTGTGGGAAGACGTCATGATCATCAGCGGTAGTGGCCTGGCCATGAGTCTGCTGGCCACTATTTACCCGGCCTGGCGTGCGTCTCGTATCGACCCGGCAGACGCGCTTAGATATGAATAG
- a CDS encoding AAA family ATPase, which translates to MNKSINHIVHELNGILLGKDQQVRLALCSLFAGGHLLIEDIPGMGKTTLAHALAHIMGLRYQRIQFTNDLLPADVLGYSIYDKAAGSLVFHPGPIFAQLILADEINRASPRTQSALLEAMEERQVSIEGETRPLPQPFFVIATQNPIEQGGTFALPESQLDRFLMRLHLGYPDPQAERQLLEGEDRRSLTKRLPTLLAEKQLKHIQQTVLQVNTSPALLDYVQRLLEASRNIPGLLYGLSPRAGLGLLRAAKAWAFMQGRDYVLPDDVQAVFAAVAEHRLEQGESGKSRERVQRLLAGVSVLGD; encoded by the coding sequence ATGAACAAATCGATAAATCATATCGTCCATGAACTCAATGGTATTCTGCTGGGCAAAGACCAGCAGGTTCGCCTGGCGCTTTGCAGCTTGTTCGCCGGCGGCCATTTGCTGATTGAAGACATTCCCGGCATGGGTAAAACCACGCTTGCCCACGCTCTGGCGCACATAATGGGGCTGCGCTATCAACGCATTCAATTTACTAATGATTTGTTGCCGGCGGACGTACTGGGCTATTCAATTTATGATAAGGCCGCCGGCAGCCTGGTTTTTCATCCGGGGCCAATTTTCGCCCAGTTGATCCTGGCCGACGAAATCAATCGCGCCTCACCCCGTACCCAGAGCGCTCTACTGGAGGCAATGGAAGAACGGCAGGTGTCGATTGAAGGTGAGACCCGGCCCCTTCCCCAGCCGTTTTTTGTGATTGCCACCCAAAACCCCATCGAGCAAGGTGGTACATTCGCGCTGCCAGAGAGCCAACTCGACCGGTTTTTGATGCGTTTGCACCTGGGCTACCCTGACCCCCAGGCAGAACGTCAGTTACTGGAAGGCGAAGACCGCCGCAGCCTGACCAAGCGCCTGCCCACTCTGTTAGCTGAAAAGCAGCTGAAACACATTCAACAAACAGTGCTGCAGGTAAACACCAGCCCCGCGCTGCTGGATTACGTACAGCGCCTGCTGGAAGCCAGCCGCAACATTCCGGGCCTGCTTTACGGCCTGTCGCCGCGCGCCGGTTTGGGCCTGCTGCGCGCAGCCAAAGCCTGGGCGTTTATGCAGGGCCGTGATTACGTGCTGCCAGACGACGTACAGGCAGTGTTTGCGGCGGTGGCAGAGCACCGTCTGGAACAGGGCGAAAGCGGCAAAAGCCGGGAGCGGGTGCAACGCTTGCTGGCCGGCGTATCGGTGCTTGGCGACTGA
- a CDS encoding agmatine deiminase family protein — translation MNSKPLLPAEWAPQSAVMLTWPHRKTAWASNLAQTEPVFMAIAHAVLRFESLLISCEDPEQAQRLQEHLNQYAETAGVAFRALVLVVPSDDSWARDHGPLTVLTYQGSRLIDFSFNAWGNKFPWGKDNALNNRLLRAGAFDGSTLKSVDFILEGGAIDTDGEGTLLTTSECLLSPSRNPDYSRSGMEQLFSQLLGIRRVLWLNHGYLAGDDTDSHIDTLARFCAPDHICYVACPDENDEHYGALNAMAEGLREFRQANGEPYRLTPLPWPDAIYNENGQRLPATYANFLIINGAVLLPVYDVPQDAAAIATLQSLFPSREIIAIPCRPLLQQGGSLHCVTMQLPAGVMT, via the coding sequence GTGAACTCGAAGCCGTTATTGCCCGCAGAGTGGGCGCCGCAGAGTGCGGTGATGCTGACCTGGCCCCACCGGAAAACCGCTTGGGCCAGCAATCTGGCACAGACAGAGCCGGTATTCATGGCCATTGCGCACGCGGTTTTGCGCTTCGAATCCCTACTGATCAGCTGCGAAGACCCAGAACAGGCGCAGCGACTGCAGGAACACCTAAATCAGTATGCAGAAACCGCTGGAGTGGCATTCCGCGCGCTGGTTCTGGTTGTGCCGTCAGACGATAGCTGGGCGCGGGACCACGGCCCTCTAACGGTGCTCACGTACCAAGGTTCCAGGCTGATTGATTTCAGTTTTAACGCCTGGGGCAATAAATTTCCGTGGGGCAAAGACAACGCCCTGAACAACAGGCTGCTCAGGGCCGGCGCGTTTGACGGCAGCACCCTGAAGAGTGTCGACTTCATTCTGGAAGGCGGCGCCATCGACACCGATGGCGAAGGCACTCTGCTGACCACCAGCGAATGCCTGCTAAGTCCCAGCCGCAATCCCGATTACAGCCGCAGCGGCATGGAGCAGCTTTTTAGCCAGTTACTGGGCATTCGCCGGGTGCTCTGGCTTAATCACGGTTACCTGGCCGGCGACGATACCGACAGCCACATAGACACCCTGGCACGGTTTTGTGCACCCGACCACATCTGCTATGTCGCCTGCCCTGATGAAAACGACGAGCATTATGGCGCCCTTAACGCCATGGCCGAAGGCCTGCGCGAATTCCGCCAAGCCAATGGTGAGCCCTACCGGCTAACACCTCTGCCATGGCCCGATGCTATTTATAACGAAAACGGCCAGCGCCTGCCGGCCACTTACGCCAACTTTCTGATCATCAACGGCGCGGTATTGCTGCCGGTATACGATGTGCCCCAGGATGCGGCAGCGATCGCCACACTGCAGAGCCTGTTCCCCAGCCGTGAAATCATCGCTATACCCTGTCGGCCGCTGCTTCAGCAAGGTGGCAGCCTGCACTGCGTGACGATGCAATTGCCGGCGGGCGTGATGACCTAA
- the clpS gene encoding ATP-dependent Clp protease adapter ClpS, which translates to MRMIENSQLIWNQGDESEPGRHDQLSVAPEKPALKRPAQFRVILLNDDYTPMDFVVEVLTTFFGMNEEKATQVMLLVHTQGKAVCGVYSRDIAETKAAQVNQYSSECDHPLLCEIERAD; encoded by the coding sequence ATGCGAATGATTGAAAATTCTCAACTAATATGGAATCAGGGAGATGAAAGTGAGCCGGGTCGCCACGACCAGCTCAGTGTGGCGCCGGAAAAGCCAGCCCTGAAGCGGCCTGCGCAGTTCCGGGTGATTCTTTTAAACGACGACTACACTCCTATGGATTTCGTGGTGGAGGTGTTAACGACTTTCTTCGGAATGAATGAAGAAAAGGCAACACAGGTGATGCTTCTCGTCCATACGCAAGGCAAAGCCGTATGTGGTGTGTATTCCCGGGATATCGCAGAAACCAAAGCAGCCCAGGTGAATCAGTATTCGTCAGAATGTGATCACCCGCTGTTGTGCGAAATTGAACGTGCAGATTGA